One Dehalococcoidia bacterium DNA segment encodes these proteins:
- a CDS encoding ATP-binding protein — translation MSVERQLGVVIGGSLKEGVEVKLDPAVSVEEVKVGAYVVVEGETKRFFCLVTDVRLAALDSRALTAPPAFDDDLLAEVWSGAGVYGVIEVMPLLTLDRRTGALDGPQPVKSVPRHFAPVREAAEEDVALVFGRDEGSFFEIGTPIDMETKVCLDLAKLVERSVGVFGKSGTGKTFLTRLLLAGIIQRQVAATLVFDMHNEYGWQGSGESDPPPEGLKRLFGERVSIFSLDPPSTRRRGAPCDFELAIGYDQIEPEDIELLAETLGLSGPMIEATHLLERQYGRRWLATLLEASTDADRQQLAAGLGAHAASVGALWRKLSKLARFDFLKREPPADYLRAILDRLARGVNVVIEFGKFRSLEAYILVANVLTRRIHHHYVDAMERALGEGREEPRPLVITIEEAHKFLHPRVASQTIFGEIAREMRKYNVTLLVVDQRPSGIDEEVLSQIGTRLCCLLDNDKDVDAVLAGASGKSELRSVLARLETRQQALIFGHAVPMPVVIKTRNYGPEFYRAVRTFRDLATLSCEERREAHEAIVRELFD, via the coding sequence ATGAGCGTGGAACGACAGCTTGGCGTCGTGATCGGCGGTTCGCTCAAGGAGGGGGTGGAGGTCAAGCTCGACCCGGCGGTTTCGGTGGAGGAGGTGAAGGTCGGCGCCTATGTCGTCGTAGAGGGGGAGACGAAGCGATTCTTCTGCCTTGTCACAGACGTGCGGCTTGCGGCGCTCGACAGCCGAGCGCTCACCGCACCGCCTGCGTTCGATGACGACCTGCTGGCCGAGGTGTGGTCGGGTGCCGGCGTCTACGGCGTGATCGAAGTCATGCCCTTGCTCACGCTCGACCGGCGTACCGGCGCCCTCGACGGGCCGCAGCCGGTCAAATCGGTGCCGCGCCATTTCGCTCCGGTCCGCGAGGCAGCCGAGGAGGATGTTGCGCTCGTCTTCGGCCGCGATGAAGGCTCGTTCTTTGAAATCGGCACTCCGATCGACATGGAGACGAAGGTCTGTCTCGACCTCGCGAAGCTGGTCGAGCGGAGTGTCGGCGTCTTCGGCAAGAGCGGCACCGGCAAGACCTTCCTGACGCGGCTGCTCCTCGCCGGGATCATCCAGCGTCAGGTCGCGGCTACCCTCGTTTTCGACATGCACAACGAATACGGCTGGCAGGGAAGCGGCGAGAGCGACCCCCCGCCGGAGGGGCTGAAGCGGCTGTTCGGAGAGCGGGTGAGCATCTTCTCGCTCGACCCGCCGAGCACTCGTCGCCGCGGCGCGCCGTGCGACTTTGAACTCGCGATCGGCTACGACCAGATCGAGCCGGAGGACATCGAACTGCTGGCCGAGACACTCGGGCTGAGCGGCCCGATGATCGAGGCGACGCACCTGCTGGAGCGGCAGTACGGCAGGCGCTGGCTCGCCACGCTGCTCGAGGCCAGCACCGACGCCGACCGGCAGCAGCTTGCCGCCGGGCTCGGCGCCCATGCCGCCTCGGTCGGCGCGCTCTGGCGGAAGCTGTCAAAGCTCGCGCGGTTCGACTTCCTGAAGAGGGAACCCCCGGCAGACTACCTGAGGGCGATCCTCGACCGGCTGGCGAGGGGGGTCAATGTGGTCATCGAGTTCGGCAAGTTCCGCTCACTCGAGGCGTACATCCTCGTCGCCAACGTCCTGACGCGCCGCATCCACCATCACTACGTCGACGCGATGGAACGCGCGCTGGGGGAGGGAAGAGAAGAGCCGCGGCCGCTGGTCATCACCATCGAGGAGGCGCACAAGTTTCTCCATCCCCGCGTCGCCAGCCAGACGATCTTCGGCGAAATTGCCCGCGAGATGCGCAAGTACAACGTGACCCTCCTCGTCGTCGATCAGCGGCCGAGCGGGATCGACGAGGAGGTGCTGTCTCAAATCGGCACCCGGCTCTGCTGCCTGCTCGACAACGACAAGGATGTCGATGCGGTGCTTGCCGGCGCCTCTGGCAAGAGCGAACTGCGGTCGGTGCTCGCGCGTCTAGAGACGAGACAGCAGGCGCTTATTTTCGGCCACGCCGTGCCGATGCCGGTTGTCATCAAGACCCGCAACTACGGTCCCGAGTTCTACCGAGCTGTCCGCACGTTCCGTGACCTTGCCACGCTCAGTTGCGAGGAGCGCAGAGAGGCGCACGAAGCGATCGTCCGAGAACTTTTTGACTAG
- a CDS encoding alpha/beta hydrolase gives MSSLSLRWWWLDRPGARVRGYTVGAGPPLLLLHGGRDNARCWYEQLPVFARSFRVIAFDARAHGETRVFDGDYSTAAMVADARAVLDAERAGRAAVIGYSMGAAVAVRLALAAPERVSALVLVGFGGNADAARPQDVPALRAAWERDQALLREGGLAALLPRRLQRLFSPAFSAEAAERYCSAFLASDPSELLRRPLPDLGIVDLAAVSAPTLVVAGEADAVFSPQLGRAAAAQLPNARFVAIPGGHACHLESPALFNAVVEEFLASHVGG, from the coding sequence ATGTCGTCGCTCTCGCTCCGATGGTGGTGGCTCGATCGACCGGGGGCACGGGTGCGGGGCTACACCGTGGGGGCGGGTCCGCCGCTCCTCCTGCTGCACGGCGGTCGCGACAATGCGCGCTGCTGGTACGAGCAGCTGCCGGTCTTTGCGCGATCCTTCCGCGTTATCGCTTTTGACGCTCGGGCGCACGGCGAAACCCGCGTCTTCGACGGGGACTACTCCACGGCGGCGATGGTCGCCGATGCGCGCGCGGTGCTGGACGCGGAACGCGCCGGACGAGCGGCAGTGATCGGCTACTCGATGGGAGCGGCGGTCGCCGTCCGCCTCGCCCTTGCAGCGCCAGAACGCGTCAGCGCGCTCGTTCTCGTTGGCTTCGGCGGCAATGCCGACGCGGCGCGTCCCCAAGACGTGCCGGCACTGCGCGCTGCCTGGGAGCGGGATCAGGCGCTGCTGCGGGAGGGCGGACTGGCTGCGCTCCTCCCGCGCCGACTGCAGCGGCTGTTCTCCCCGGCCTTCTCCGCCGAAGCGGCCGAACGGTACTGCTCGGCCTTCCTTGCCAGCGACCCGAGCGAACTGCTGCGCCGGCCGCTGCCCGACCTCGGTATTGTCGACCTTGCCGCGGTGAGCGCGCCGACCCTCGTGGTGGCAGGCGAAGCGGACGCGGTGTTCTCGCCGCAACTCGGCCGGGCGGCGGCCGCGCAGCTGCCGAACGCCCGTTTTGTCGCGATCCCGGGCGGCCATGCCTGCCACCTCGAATCGCCGGCGCTCTTCAACGCTGTGGTCGAGGAGTTTCTCGCTTCCCACGTCGGGGGATGA
- a CDS encoding RraA family protein, which translates to MPYRIITKIERPSKEAIASLGEPRATYVGSFVRGFGVMDPAIQPAVPTWRMIGPAVTVQLDEPDAGLPMLAMDLMEPGDVLVVAAGGRMDTLCFGGGMAATGLQKGLAGAVIDGACSDWVYLCEKGFPVFSRGPVACHSVRYTGGSINVPVVCGGVIVNPGDVIVGSGDGVCVVPKDKIAWVAHELEEQRKRLQRYSEILRAGGTIGEGVSVRERYSGPEYLWE; encoded by the coding sequence GTGCCGTATCGCATCATCACCAAAATCGAGCGGCCAAGTAAGGAGGCAATCGCTTCGCTTGGCGAGCCGCGGGCGACGTATGTCGGGAGCTTCGTTCGGGGATTCGGCGTTATGGACCCTGCCATCCAGCCCGCCGTTCCTACGTGGCGGATGATTGGTCCCGCAGTCACCGTCCAGCTCGATGAGCCCGACGCCGGCCTTCCCATGCTGGCAATGGACCTGATGGAGCCGGGCGATGTGCTCGTCGTCGCCGCCGGCGGCAGGATGGACACCCTCTGCTTCGGCGGGGGAATGGCGGCGACCGGTCTCCAGAAGGGCCTCGCGGGCGCGGTGATCGACGGCGCCTGCTCCGACTGGGTTTACCTCTGCGAGAAGGGCTTTCCGGTCTTCAGCCGCGGGCCGGTCGCCTGCCACAGCGTCCGCTATACCGGCGGCTCGATCAACGTGCCTGTCGTCTGCGGCGGCGTGATCGTCAACCCGGGCGACGTCATTGTCGGCAGCGGCGACGGCGTCTGCGTTGTCCCCAAGGATAAGATCGCGTGGGTCGCGCACGAACTCGAAGAGCAGCGCAAGCGCCTCCAGCGCTACTCCGAAATCTTGCGCGCCGGCGGGACGATCGGCGAGGGGGTGAGCGTCCGCGAGCGCTATTCCGGTCCAGAGTATCTCTGGGAATAG
- a CDS encoding DUF3598 family protein: protein MTKTFDSLCLNEGVWEGVWTYFRPPTDEQPSPEAINQRTSTLIFERLGPSRLRQTNRYHGQGELVWEYEDAEEGLRWFEIKGEERKPGDPNFIAAIRPFSGENCFTSGYLRLMENLPFISEQGIVVGERKRRGMVMFDRAGAPATLIAIRETRNGTLVDDDHAVVTVDDLLGEWSGEARMVTAAGTEETALPARLLVRREDDRLQLVSAFGDNAESVAGTLGEGSVRLENGHRLVFLPGRILLGYPEQIPASGNRAFTVSLWWWPEPTRLRRMVREYDEDGAWRRTLLTDERRGR from the coding sequence ATGACGAAAACATTCGACTCGCTGTGTCTCAACGAGGGAGTGTGGGAGGGGGTCTGGACCTATTTTCGGCCGCCGACTGATGAGCAGCCGAGCCCGGAGGCCATCAATCAGCGCACCAGCACGCTCATCTTTGAGCGTCTGGGCCCCTCCCGCTTGCGCCAGACCAACCGCTACCACGGCCAAGGCGAACTCGTATGGGAATATGAGGACGCGGAGGAAGGCCTGCGCTGGTTCGAGATCAAAGGCGAGGAACGCAAGCCGGGCGACCCCAATTTCATCGCGGCTATTCGCCCGTTCTCGGGGGAAAACTGCTTCACCAGCGGGTATCTGCGCTTGATGGAAAACCTGCCGTTTATCAGCGAGCAGGGGATCGTGGTCGGCGAACGGAAACGCCGCGGGATGGTGATGTTCGATCGCGCGGGAGCGCCGGCGACGCTGATTGCGATCCGGGAGACCCGCAACGGCACGCTGGTTGACGATGACCATGCGGTCGTGACCGTCGACGACCTGCTCGGCGAGTGGTCGGGCGAGGCGCGGATGGTAACGGCTGCCGGTACTGAGGAGACGGCTCTTCCTGCGCGGCTGCTCGTCCGCCGGGAGGACGATCGCCTTCAGCTGGTAAGCGCTTTTGGTGACAATGCCGAGAGCGTGGCGGGGACGCTCGGCGAGGGAAGTGTCCGGCTTGAGAATGGCCACCGCCTCGTCTTCCTCCCTGGCCGGATCCTGCTTGGTTATCCGGAACAGATCCCAGCGAGCGGCAATCGCGCCTTTACGGTCAGCCTGTGGTGGTGGCCGGAGCCAACCCGGCTGCGGCGGATGGTGCGCGAATACGATGAAGACGGCGCGTGGCGGCGCACCCTGCTGACTGACGAGCGGCGGGGACGCTGA
- a CDS encoding PLP-dependent aspartate aminotransferase family protein: MSELARETRLAHAGIARPPLDQRATVPPIHASVTWLLERQRDLDRALATGDRFIYGRNSNPTVALFEDAVGSLEGGEAVAFASGQAALHAALAAVALRPGDTVAFARDCYGMTRTLVLETLAPLGVRPLAIEANDPVRARAALAGGERVRAVLVEALSNPLVRVADLAALADAAHAAGARLLVDATLATPLLVRPLEHGADLVVHSATKYLAGHGDVLAGIVCGAGELIGAVRRHRAVTGSALGPFEAWLALRGLRTLALRLDRQCRNAAALAAWLEEHPAVGRVSYPGLPSHPDHALAARLFDGGRFGAIISFELADGTLTTVERLLDALALCLPATTLGDLVTELSSPALASHRSLSPEERRAAGIGDRLVRLSVGIEDLSDLKRDLAHALEAAHDR; this comes from the coding sequence GTGTCTGAGCTCGCTCGCGAGACCCGGCTCGCTCACGCCGGCATCGCCCGCCCGCCGCTCGACCAGCGGGCAACCGTGCCCCCCATCCACGCCTCGGTGACCTGGCTGCTCGAGCGCCAGCGCGACCTCGACCGGGCGCTCGCGACAGGCGACCGCTTCATCTACGGCCGCAACAGCAATCCGACTGTCGCTCTCTTTGAAGACGCCGTGGGCAGCCTTGAGGGCGGCGAGGCAGTCGCGTTCGCTAGCGGCCAAGCGGCGCTCCACGCCGCGCTCGCTGCTGTCGCGCTTCGTCCCGGCGACACGGTCGCCTTTGCCCGCGATTGTTACGGCATGACGCGCACTCTGGTGCTGGAAACGCTCGCCCCGCTCGGGGTTCGCCCGCTCGCGATTGAGGCGAACGACCCGGTTCGCGCGCGCGCCGCGCTCGCCGGGGGGGAGCGTGTCCGTGCCGTTCTCGTCGAAGCGCTCTCCAACCCGCTCGTTCGCGTCGCCGACCTCGCCGCTCTTGCCGATGCTGCCCATGCGGCCGGCGCGCGCCTTCTCGTTGATGCCACGCTCGCCACGCCGCTGCTCGTGCGTCCCCTTGAGCACGGGGCGGACCTCGTCGTTCACAGCGCCACAAAGTACCTTGCCGGTCACGGCGATGTTCTCGCCGGCATCGTCTGCGGAGCGGGCGAGCTGATCGGCGCTGTTCGCCGCCACCGCGCCGTCACCGGCAGCGCGCTCGGCCCCTTCGAGGCGTGGCTGGCGCTGCGCGGGCTGCGGACGCTTGCCCTCCGGCTCGACCGCCAATGCCGCAACGCCGCCGCGCTCGCCGCCTGGCTCGAGGAGCATCCCGCCGTCGGCCGGGTCTCCTACCCGGGGCTCCCCTCCCATCCCGACCACGCCCTCGCCGCCCGACTTTTCGACGGCGGACGGTTTGGCGCGATCATCAGTTTTGAGCTCGCCGACGGCACGCTGACGACCGTCGAGCGTCTGCTCGACGCGCTGGCGCTCTGCCTCCCCGCGACGACGCTGGGAGACCTCGTCACCGAACTTTCTTCTCCCGCCCTTGCTTCCCACCGCTCGCTCTCTCCCGAGGAACGCCGCGCGGCTGGAATTGGAGATCGCCTCGTCCGCCTCTCGGTCGGCATCGAGGACCTCAGCGACCTGAAGCGAGACCTCGCCCACGCGTTGGAGGCAGCGCATGACCGCTAA
- a CDS encoding acyl-CoA dehydrogenase family protein produces MAEHTLFATARQLAADFAGRAAQHDQAGSFPYENLVALRRAGFYRLTLPAHFGGLGADLATAAGVVRILGGGDASTALILTQHLAVTGAFAWLGSERCRRFLREEVAADRFVGLFAGAPEFEGRAPTVAVRDVGGWRLFGRKGFGTGCLIADWAVVSAVTAAGSERESLSCLVRLDAPGFSILETWDTVGMRATASHDLLFDGCFVADDDVVARSPEHDFGPRPGGGNLATGFFCYGVTLFAALYLGIADAALASLHDLLSSRTPVGRQERLIDAPATQAAFAEIALLHRSASAMLEWNAHRHRDPAAWTADTFPDLVATKDIVTRTAVEIVQRCVQLAGAAALWRRLPLERYLRDVQGGPLHPLNHGATVALLGSLAAAVVPPRERE; encoded by the coding sequence ATGGCGGAGCACACCCTCTTCGCGACCGCTCGCCAGCTGGCAGCCGACTTTGCCGGCCGCGCCGCGCAGCACGACCAAGCGGGAAGCTTCCCCTATGAGAACCTCGTTGCGCTGCGCCGCGCAGGGTTCTATCGGCTTACCCTGCCCGCGCACTTCGGCGGCCTCGGCGCAGACCTTGCCACGGCGGCGGGGGTAGTGCGCATCCTCGGCGGGGGCGACGCTTCCACCGCTCTAATCCTGACCCAGCATTTAGCGGTCACTGGCGCTTTCGCGTGGCTCGGCAGCGAGCGCTGCCGCCGCTTTCTCCGCGAGGAGGTCGCGGCCGACCGTTTCGTCGGCTTGTTCGCGGGCGCGCCGGAATTTGAGGGACGCGCGCCGACCGTTGCTGTGCGGGACGTGGGAGGATGGCGGCTGTTCGGGCGGAAGGGGTTCGGCACGGGCTGCCTCATCGCTGACTGGGCTGTCGTTTCGGCAGTGACGGCAGCGGGGTCGGAGCGCGAAAGCCTCAGCTGTCTCGTTCGGCTCGACGCGCCCGGCTTCTCGATCCTCGAGACGTGGGACACGGTCGGGATGCGTGCCACCGCCAGCCACGATCTGCTGTTCGACGGCTGCTTCGTGGCCGACGACGACGTCGTCGCCCGGAGCCCCGAGCATGACTTCGGTCCGCGGCCGGGCGGAGGCAACCTCGCTACCGGGTTCTTCTGCTATGGCGTCACCCTCTTCGCGGCGCTCTATCTCGGCATCGCTGACGCGGCTCTCGCCTCTCTGCACGACCTCCTCTCCAGCCGGACGCCGGTCGGGCGGCAGGAACGACTGATCGACGCGCCAGCGACCCAAGCCGCCTTCGCCGAGATTGCGCTTCTCCACCGCTCCGCTTCAGCGATGCTGGAATGGAACGCGCACCGCCATCGCGACCCGGCCGCCTGGACTGCCGACACCTTTCCGGACCTCGTTGCCACCAAAGACATCGTCACCCGAACGGCCGTCGAGATCGTGCAGCGGTGCGTTCAGCTCGCCGGCGCCGCCGCTCTCTGGCGGCGGCTGCCCTTGGAGCGCTACCTCCGCGACGTTCAAGGGGGCCCGCTCCATCCCCTTAATCACGGCGCCACCGTCGCTCTGCTCGGGTCGCTCGCGGCGGCAGTGGTGCCGCCGCGCGAGAGAGAGTAG
- a CDS encoding LLM class flavin-dependent oxidoreductase, with protein MTNLGVTFFPRGVSGPRPLLELAKELEAEGFDHFFVVEGGNDSMTVLAGLALATSRAQIGSGIANIYIRHPYEMGLAASAVEALSGGRLILGLGTAHQVTNEQGLGLRMDKPLSRMRDFVTAVRAVLDSGGQRIEVRTERYQITGPANAWAPRRRVPIILAALGYGSVRLAAQVADGVILSLATLEQIRTIRRILNEEAAAAGRDGAALRIYPIVNTVLRPTQEEALPLLRAAVAGYARLPFYQRELRENGVSIVDGTIRDEDVLRLGIAGPPEAARERIAAYREAGADVVLLSPGGAERDPVAAYRGYLALAGA; from the coding sequence ATGACCAATCTCGGCGTCACCTTCTTTCCCCGCGGCGTCAGCGGTCCGCGTCCCCTCCTTGAACTGGCGAAAGAGCTCGAAGCCGAGGGCTTCGACCATTTTTTCGTCGTTGAGGGCGGCAACGACTCGATGACGGTGCTGGCGGGATTGGCGCTGGCAACGAGCCGAGCGCAGATCGGCTCGGGCATCGCCAATATTTACATTCGTCATCCCTATGAAATGGGGCTGGCTGCTTCGGCCGTCGAGGCGCTCTCAGGGGGGCGGCTGATCCTCGGTCTCGGCACGGCCCATCAGGTGACGAACGAGCAAGGGCTTGGTCTGCGGATGGACAAGCCGCTCAGCCGGATGCGCGACTTCGTGACGGCAGTGCGTGCCGTTCTCGACTCGGGCGGACAGCGGATCGAAGTGCGGACAGAGCGCTACCAGATCACAGGACCGGCCAATGCTTGGGCTCCGCGCCGCCGGGTGCCGATTATCCTCGCGGCGCTTGGCTACGGCAGCGTCCGCCTCGCTGCTCAGGTTGCCGACGGCGTCATTCTCTCTCTCGCGACGCTCGAGCAGATCCGAACGATCCGGCGCATCTTGAACGAGGAGGCGGCCGCCGCCGGCCGCGATGGCGCCGCGCTCCGGATCTACCCAATTGTCAACACGGTGCTGCGCCCGACCCAAGAAGAAGCGCTTCCGCTGCTGCGCGCTGCGGTAGCGGGCTACGCGCGGCTGCCGTTCTACCAGCGCGAACTGCGCGAGAATGGGGTTTCGATCGTTGACGGAACGATCCGCGATGAAGATGTGCTGCGGCTCGGCATCGCGGGCCCGCCGGAAGCGGCGCGGGAGCGGATCGCCGCCTATCGAGAGGCGGGTGCCGACGTCGTTTTGCTCAGTCCTGGCGGAGCCGAGCGTGACCCGGTCGCTGCCTACCGCGGGTATCTCGCACTCGCGGGGGCATGA
- a CDS encoding LLM class flavin-dependent oxidoreductase, translated as MAQLVIGTPAGGRDTAAAVEDALRKEQHGFSAVWFTGGSGLDPVGLAIATAPRLARARLGTGIATMWAMSPVAMALLGQIAAQLSGGRFRLGIGVASVLGAARFGAAYAKPLAHLREYVTIIKTLVERGEVDFAGRFYRAQARIASPTPMPVMIAALGPAAFELAGEVADGAISWITPASYIREIARPAVERGAQRAGRPAPPIVAHAVVTVSADREAIRDAVRKQFSFYVRLPHYQAMFASAGYPEARDGAWSDAMIDALVIAGGEEAVERGLLDLAAWAKGEVLVSPIAGLEDERTLALLARLAAV; from the coding sequence ATGGCGCAGCTGGTGATTGGCACTCCGGCCGGCGGCCGCGACACTGCCGCCGCAGTCGAAGACGCGCTCCGCAAGGAGCAGCACGGCTTCTCGGCGGTCTGGTTCACCGGCGGGTCAGGGCTCGACCCGGTCGGTCTCGCGATCGCGACGGCGCCGCGCCTTGCGCGCGCCCGCCTTGGCACGGGCATCGCGACGATGTGGGCGATGTCTCCTGTTGCGATGGCGCTGCTCGGCCAGATAGCGGCCCAGCTTTCGGGCGGCCGGTTTCGGCTGGGTATCGGGGTCGCCTCGGTGCTGGGCGCGGCGCGCTTCGGCGCGGCCTATGCCAAGCCGCTCGCGCACCTGCGCGAGTATGTGACGATTATCAAAACGCTCGTCGAGCGAGGCGAAGTTGACTTCGCCGGCCGCTTCTACCGCGCCCAAGCGCGGATCGCCTCTCCCACGCCGATGCCAGTGATGATCGCGGCGCTCGGGCCGGCAGCATTTGAACTCGCCGGCGAAGTTGCAGACGGGGCGATTAGCTGGATAACGCCCGCATCCTACATCCGCGAGATCGCTCGCCCGGCGGTGGAGCGGGGGGCGCAGCGGGCTGGTCGGCCTGCCCCGCCCATCGTCGCGCACGCGGTAGTGACAGTCTCCGCCGACCGCGAGGCGATCCGCGACGCTGTTCGTAAGCAGTTCAGCTTCTACGTTCGGCTGCCGCATTACCAGGCGATGTTCGCGAGCGCCGGCTACCCGGAGGCGCGCGACGGCGCGTGGAGCGATGCGATGATCGACGCTCTTGTCATTGCGGGCGGAGAAGAGGCTGTCGAGCGCGGGCTGCTTGACCTTGCGGCGTGGGCAAAGGGGGAGGTGCTGGTCTCCCCAATCGCCGGTCTTGAGGACGAGCGCACGCTCGCCCTCCTCGCGCGCCTCGCCGCGGTCTGA
- a CDS encoding aspartate/glutamate racemase family protein: MRLWYQYPAPLSPFRSVVFERVREAIDRARRPDTEVVIQPARRGAKSTALYAFELVGLLTAAEVVDRLREAEREGYDGAIIGQSLDPGLDIAKELLDIPVVGILEAAAHLAAMWGDRIGVVTIPPPPGYPPAKYQNYHRRNLERYGLGPKIAGFDHVRMPLPDLIAKIQASEHDAIVAEFHAAARRLQERGADAIIAGDTIISVILVHERALQVPETGQAIVDLITSGVKMAETLVDLRRALGIVRSRGGGFARPGESELREIAESFGVST; the protein is encoded by the coding sequence ATGCGGCTGTGGTATCAATATCCGGCGCCGCTCTCTCCCTTTCGATCGGTGGTCTTTGAGCGCGTCCGCGAGGCGATCGATCGCGCGCGTCGGCCGGACACCGAGGTCGTCATTCAGCCTGCCCGGCGCGGCGCGAAGAGCACCGCCCTCTACGCCTTCGAACTTGTCGGGCTGCTCACGGCGGCCGAAGTAGTGGACCGGCTGCGCGAGGCGGAACGAGAAGGCTACGATGGCGCGATCATCGGCCAAAGCCTTGACCCCGGCCTTGACATCGCGAAAGAGCTGCTTGACATCCCGGTCGTCGGCATCTTGGAAGCGGCCGCGCATCTCGCGGCGATGTGGGGCGATCGCATTGGGGTTGTCACCATCCCGCCGCCCCCCGGCTACCCGCCGGCCAAATACCAGAACTACCACCGCCGCAACCTTGAGCGATACGGTCTCGGGCCGAAGATCGCCGGGTTCGACCACGTGCGAATGCCGCTGCCCGACCTCATCGCCAAGATCCAAGCAAGCGAGCACGATGCGATCGTCGCCGAATTCCACGCCGCCGCGCGGCGGCTCCAAGAGCGCGGAGCGGACGCGATCATCGCGGGCGACACGATCATCTCGGTCATCCTCGTCCACGAGCGCGCCCTCCAAGTTCCGGAGACGGGGCAGGCGATCGTCGACCTGATCACGAGCGGGGTGAAGATGGCCGAGACCCTCGTCGACCTCCGCCGCGCGCTGGGCATCGTCCGCTCCCGGGGCGGAGGATTTGCGCGGCCCGGCGAAAGCGAACTGCGCGAGATCGCGGAGTCGTTCGGGGTGTCAACATAA